A part of Vigna radiata var. radiata cultivar VC1973A chromosome 11, Vradiata_ver6, whole genome shotgun sequence genomic DNA contains:
- the LOC106776784 gene encoding uncharacterized protein LOC106776784, producing MVGMIQGNLSVFDGKHYDDWCVKMDVIMGYQEVDEIVKKGLKEPSKGDSEEVKKSYKENKKLDCKAHMLLHQCVSPAIFQKVSKAATTKEAWDIQQEGYGNSGKIKKVRLQSLQRQYELLSMEKQETIEEYVGRIQIMVNAMRGCDKIVKDKKIVHKILRTLTPQYDHIVVTIEESKDLETLRVEELQNSLTAYEQRLIERKAAEKGATQSTNQALQARGNKNFKNRGRERGRSHGGRTGGKMSNSSEREGNSRGGRKSRGRGRKNYDKRNVQCFNCSKYGHYTSEC from the coding sequence ATGGTAGGAATGATACAAGGCAACTTATCGGTGTTCGATGGTAAGCACTATGATGATTGGTGTGTGAAGATGGATGTCATCATGGGCTATCAAGAAGTCGATGAGATTGTCAAGAAAGGTCTTAAAGAACCTTCAAAAGGAGATTCGGAAGAAGTGAAGAAAAGCtacaaagaaaacaagaaactgGACTGTAAGGCACACATGCTGCTGCATCAATGCGTTTCTCCAGCAATCTTCCAAAAGGTATCGAAAGCAGCCACAACCAAGGAAGCGTGGGATATACAACAAGAGGGATATGGAAATTCTGGAAAAATTAAGAAGGTCAGGTTACAATCACTGCAAAGGCAATATGAGCTCCTGAGTATGGAAAAGCAAGAAACGATTGAAGAATATGTTGGAAGAATTCAGATCATGGTAAATGCAATGCGGGGTTGTGACAAGATTGTAAAAGACAAGAAGATTGTGCATAAAATTTTGAGAACGTTGACACCTCAGTATGACCACATTGTTGTGACTATAGAAGAAAGCAAAGACTTGGAAACGTTGAGAGTGGAAGAACTACAAAACTCACTTACAGCGTATGAGCAACGGTTGATCGAGAGAAAGGCTGCAGAAAAAGGCGCTACACAGAGCACGAACCAAGCTTTGCAGGCTAGAGGCAACAAGAATTTCAAGAACCGtggaagagaaagaggaagatcACATGGTGGTCGAACTGGAGGCAAAATGAGTAACTCCTCGGAAAGAGAAGGAAATAGTAGAGGGGGAAGAAAGTCAAGAGGAAGAGGTAGAAAGAACtatgataaaagaaatgttCAGTGCTTTAACTGCAGCAAATACGGACATTACACATCTGAGTGCTGA